The Meriones unguiculatus strain TT.TT164.6M chromosome 6, Bangor_MerUng_6.1, whole genome shotgun sequence genome has a window encoding:
- the Npbwr1 gene encoding neuropeptides B/W receptor type 1, translating to MHNSSLLEPGVGNASCGDLVLGCPNGSNPEPLPLPQPLAVAVPVVYTVICVVGLAGNSAVLYVLLRSPRMKTVTNVFILNLAIADELFTLVLPINIADFLLRRWPFGEVMCKLIVAVDQYNTFSSLYFLAVMSADRYLVVLATAESRRVSGRTYGAARAVSLAVWALVTLVVLPFAVFAQLDEEQGRRQCVLVFPEPEAFWWRASRLYTLVLGFAIPVSAICALYTTLLCRLRAIQLDSHAKALDRAKKRVTLLVAAILAVCLLCWTPYHLSTVVALTTDLPQTPLVIGISYFITSLSYANSCLNPFLYAFLDDSFRRSLRQLVSCRAAA from the coding sequence ATGCACAACTCGTCGCTCTTGGAGCCCGGCGTGGGCAATGCATCCTGCGGCGACTTGGTTCTGGGCTGTCCCAACGGGTCGAACCCGGAGCCTCTGCCGCTGCCTCAGCCGCTGGCGGTGGCAGTGCCCGTCGTCTACACGGTGATCTGCGTGGTGGGACTGGCGGGCAACTCGGCGGTGCTCTACGTGCTCCTGCGCTCGCCGCGCATGAAGACCGTCACCAACGTGTTCATCCTCAACCTGGCGATCGCCGACGAACTCTTCACCCTCGTGCTGCCCATCAACATCGCGGACTTCCTGCTGAGGCGCTGGCCCTTCGGGGAGGTCATGTGCAAGCTCATCGTGGCCGTGGACCAGTACAACACCTTCTCTAGCCTCTACTTCCTCGCCGTCATGAGCGCGGACCGCTACCTGGTAGTTCTGGCCACCGCCGAGTCCCGGCGAGTGTCTGGGCGCACGTACGGCGCCGCGCGTGCTGTCAGCCTGGCGGTGTGGGCGCTGGTGACCCTGGTGGTGCTGCCCTTTGCCGTCTTCGCTCAGCTGGATGAGGAGCAGGGCAGGCGCCAGTGCGTGCTGGTCTTCCCGGAGCCCGAGGCCTTCTGGTGGCGCGCCAGCCGTCTGTACACGCTGGTGCTGGGCTTCGCCATCCCGGTGTCCGCCATCTGCGCCCTCTACACCACCCTGCTGTGCCGGCTGCGTGCGATCCAGCTGGACAGCCACGCCAAGGCCCTGGACCGTGCCAAGAAGCGCGTGACCCTGCTGGTGGCGGCCATCCTGGCGGTGTGCCTCCTCTGCTGGACGCCTTACCACCTGAGCACCGTCGTGGCGCTCACCACCGACCTCCCGCAAACGCCCCTGGTCATCGGCATCTCTTACTTCATCACCAGCCTGAGCTATGCCAACAGCTGCCTCAACCCCTTCCTCTACGCCTTCCTGGACGACAGCTTCCGCAGGAGCCTCCGGCAGCTGGTGTCCTGCCGCGCCGCCGCCTGA